Proteins from one Erysipelothrix larvae genomic window:
- a CDS encoding flavodoxin, with the protein MMGLIVLVFLLSACQTSQQTPSQKQDNIEPNTNTKILVLYFSMPEDEANNTSDSNAQASIVVRNNTVYGNVESVANIIHETMGGDIIEIETNQTYPLDHEKLVEVVSQEKEAQARPELTQNFNFLNTYDTIFLGYPIWWYDLPMPLYSLLEQVDLSGITIIPFTVHGGSGFSTTQETLQTLQPEATISNQGFSLSRNNMLQAKDSVEDWLNATFNLGASS; encoded by the coding sequence ATGATGGGTTTGATAGTATTGGTGTTCTTACTCAGTGCCTGTCAAACATCGCAACAAACGCCATCACAGAAACAAGACAACATCGAACCAAATACAAACACCAAGATCCTTGTTTTATACTTTAGCATGCCAGAAGATGAAGCAAACAACACGTCGGATTCAAACGCGCAAGCAAGCATTGTCGTCCGAAACAACACCGTCTATGGCAATGTAGAAAGTGTCGCAAACATAATTCATGAAACGATGGGTGGAGATATCATTGAAATAGAAACGAACCAAACCTACCCTTTAGATCATGAAAAACTGGTTGAAGTAGTCAGTCAAGAAAAAGAAGCCCAAGCACGACCAGAACTGACCCAAAACTTCAACTTTCTAAATACGTATGACACGATATTTCTCGGCTATCCAATATGGTGGTATGATTTACCCATGCCCCTGTATTCACTCTTAGAACAAGTAGATTTAAGTGGTATCACCATCATCCCATTTACAGTACATGGAGGAAGTGGTTTTTCCACAACACAAGAAACCCTTCAAACACTGCAACCTGAAGCAACCATCAGCAATCAAGGTTTTTCTCTTTCAAGAAACAACATGCTTCAAGCCAAAGATTCAGTGGAAGATTGGCTAAATGCAACCTTTAATTTAGGAGCATCATCATGA
- a CDS encoding aldo/keto reductase, producing the protein MEYVTLNNGVLMPAVGFGVFQINDHDQCVQSVLDAIECGYRLIDTAQSYGNEKAVGEALRKTNVAREDLFITTKVWISNAGYDKAYQSILKSMDDLGVSYIDCVLIHQPLNDVYGTYRAMTQLYNEGKIRAIGVSNFYPDRLADFAMCNDIIPTINQIEVNPFHQQLKALEINEKFGVCVQAWAPFAEGQHDIFNNPVLASIGSRVGKTNAQVILRWLMQRNIVPLAKTVNKSRMKENLDIFDFSLTEEDMSLIATLNTDKSSFFDHQTPEAVERLLSLVRNV; encoded by the coding sequence ATGGAATATGTAACGTTAAATAATGGCGTCTTAATGCCTGCAGTGGGTTTTGGCGTCTTTCAAATCAATGATCACGATCAATGTGTGCAATCCGTATTGGATGCAATCGAATGTGGATACCGTTTGATTGACACTGCACAATCATATGGCAATGAAAAAGCAGTAGGGGAAGCACTTCGTAAAACAAACGTTGCGCGTGAAGACCTATTTATTACCACTAAAGTATGGATTAGTAATGCAGGGTATGACAAAGCCTATCAATCAATCCTTAAGTCTATGGATGACTTGGGAGTAAGCTATATTGATTGTGTCTTGATTCACCAACCCCTCAACGATGTCTATGGTACCTATCGTGCAATGACACAGCTCTACAATGAAGGTAAAATCAGAGCCATTGGTGTGAGTAACTTCTATCCAGATCGCTTAGCTGATTTTGCAATGTGTAATGATATCATTCCAACTATAAATCAAATTGAAGTGAACCCATTCCATCAACAACTTAAAGCACTTGAAATTAATGAAAAATTTGGTGTCTGTGTTCAAGCATGGGCTCCATTTGCAGAAGGACAACACGATATCTTTAATAACCCAGTTCTTGCATCCATTGGATCAAGGGTTGGTAAAACAAATGCACAGGTGATATTACGTTGGCTAATGCAACGCAATATTGTACCACTTGCGAAAACCGTCAACAAATCACGCATGAAAGAAAACCTCGATATCTTTGACTTCAGCTTAACAGAAGAAGATATGAGCCTAATCGCAACACTAAATACAGACAAGAGCTCCTTCTTTGACCACCAAACACCCGAGGCTGTAGAGCGCTTATTATCCCTTGTGAGAAACGTTTAG
- the wecB gene encoding non-hydrolyzing UDP-N-acetylglucosamine 2-epimerase → MNTIMVVFGTRPEAIKMCPLVKELKTRDTLNTVVCVTGQHREMLDQVLSAFNVVADYDLSIMKDRQTLFEVTISILEKMKAVLEEVKPDLVLVHGDTTTTFVTSLACFYLQIPVGHVEAGLRTYNICSPYPEEFNRQAVGIVSNYNFAPTEISKENLLKEGKNPDTVYVTGNTSIDALKTTVRKDYTHEHLKWASDSKLILITAHRRENLGAPMRSMFNAIKRIIDDKKDIKAIYPIHMNPIVRELADEIFGNTDRIRIIEPLEVLDFHNFLSRAYLILTDSGGIQEEAPSLGIPVLVMRDTTERPEGIEAGTLKLVGTDEEVIYKTCISLLEDDEAYDKMSHASNPYGDGFACKKIADIICKELIVKASSVCDNKHSI, encoded by the coding sequence ATGAATACAATAATGGTGGTCTTTGGCACCAGACCTGAAGCAATAAAAATGTGCCCATTAGTTAAGGAGTTAAAGACACGAGACACACTGAATACTGTTGTTTGTGTTACGGGTCAACATAGAGAGATGTTGGATCAAGTATTATCCGCCTTCAATGTAGTGGCGGACTATGATTTATCGATAATGAAAGACAGACAGACTCTTTTTGAGGTAACAATCAGTATTCTTGAGAAAATGAAGGCAGTTCTTGAAGAGGTAAAACCAGATTTAGTTTTAGTTCATGGTGATACAACTACAACGTTTGTGACATCATTGGCATGTTTTTATCTTCAAATTCCTGTGGGTCATGTAGAAGCTGGATTAAGAACTTATAATATTTGTAGTCCATATCCAGAAGAGTTTAATCGGCAAGCGGTTGGAATTGTATCAAATTATAACTTTGCTCCTACTGAGATCTCAAAAGAAAATCTTCTGAAGGAAGGCAAGAACCCAGACACTGTATATGTAACAGGAAATACCTCAATCGATGCACTTAAGACGACTGTTCGAAAAGATTACACTCATGAACACTTAAAGTGGGCATCAGATAGTAAATTGATTCTTATCACTGCTCATAGAAGAGAAAATCTTGGTGCTCCTATGAGAAGTATGTTTAATGCGATTAAACGCATTATAGATGATAAGAAAGATATTAAGGCAATTTATCCAATTCACATGAATCCAATTGTAAGGGAATTAGCGGATGAAATATTTGGAAATACAGATCGAATTCGTATTATTGAACCTCTAGAAGTTCTAGATTTCCATAATTTTTTGTCTCGGGCATATCTAATTTTAACTGACAGTGGGGGAATTCAAGAAGAAGCACCAAGTTTAGGAATCCCTGTTCTAGTAATGAGAGATACAACAGAAAGACCAGAAGGTATCGAAGCAGGGACCTTAAAGTTAGTTGGTACAGATGAAGAGGTCATTTATAAAACATGTATTAGCTTATTAGAAGACGACGAAGCGTATGATAAGATGAGTCATGCAAGTAATCCATATGGTGATGGCTTTGCATGTAAAAAAATTGCAGACATTATCTGCAAAGAATTAATTGTTAAGGCTTCTTCAGTATGTGACAACAAGCATTCTATTTAG
- a CDS encoding nucleotide sugar dehydrogenase: MINVIGLGYIGLPTALMFAKSGIEVIGTDLNVKLVESLSRGDLTFEEMGLNELFNEAKDKGIIFTTEYQRTDTYIIAVPTPYIKSSKKLDSQYVIAAVNSVLDVCVEGSILIIESTISPGSIDRYVRPEIEKRGMCIGKDIHIAHAPERIIPGNMIYELEHNSRTVGIDNHKIGEIVKKLYSSFCKSEIVITDIRSAEMSKVIENTYRDVNIAFANELVKICRVDNMNVYEIIRIANMHPRVNILQPGPGVGGHCISVDPWFLVGDYPELTHLIHTARDINDSMPSYVLRRTRDIMRENNITDTSKVGIYGLTYKENVDDIRDSPTIQLLNIMDAHLAFGAKVFDPYINEKIVDNQFMNFETFLNEIEILIIITAHDHIKDNLEMVRGKIILDTKNICDFDRVYKL, translated from the coding sequence ATGATTAACGTAATTGGATTGGGTTACATAGGGCTTCCAACAGCTCTAATGTTTGCTAAAAGTGGCATTGAAGTTATTGGAACAGATCTAAATGTAAAATTGGTAGAATCTCTTTCTAGAGGGGATCTTACATTTGAAGAAATGGGATTGAATGAACTATTTAATGAAGCGAAGGATAAGGGTATTATATTCACAACAGAATATCAGAGGACTGACACATATATTATCGCAGTTCCTACACCTTATATTAAATCAAGTAAGAAACTTGATTCACAATATGTAATAGCAGCTGTGAATTCAGTTCTGGATGTTTGTGTAGAAGGATCTATTTTGATAATTGAATCAACAATTTCTCCAGGGTCAATTGATAGATATGTCAGACCAGAAATTGAAAAAAGAGGGATGTGTATAGGTAAAGATATTCACATCGCTCATGCACCTGAAAGGATTATCCCAGGAAATATGATTTACGAACTTGAACATAATTCAAGAACGGTCGGAATAGACAATCATAAGATTGGTGAAATAGTAAAAAAATTATATTCAAGCTTTTGCAAATCAGAGATAGTAATTACTGATATAAGATCTGCAGAAATGTCAAAAGTTATTGAAAATACATACAGAGATGTAAATATTGCGTTCGCAAATGAGCTCGTAAAAATTTGTAGAGTAGACAATATGAATGTTTATGAAATCATCCGTATTGCTAATATGCACCCAAGAGTAAACATCTTGCAACCTGGGCCTGGAGTTGGAGGTCATTGTATATCAGTAGATCCATGGTTTTTAGTAGGGGATTATCCAGAACTTACTCATCTAATCCATACAGCAAGAGATATTAACGATTCTATGCCTTCGTACGTCCTCCGAAGGACCAGAGACATCATGAGGGAAAATAATATTACAGATACCTCTAAGGTCGGTATTTACGGATTAACCTATAAAGAAAATGTTGACGATATACGAGATAGCCCAACTATTCAACTTCTGAATATTATGGATGCCCATTTAGCATTTGGTGCAAAAGTGTTTGATCCGTATATTAATGAAAAAATAGTGGATAATCAGTTTATGAATTTCGAAACGTTCTTAAATGAAATCGAGATTCTGATTATAATAACCGCACATGATCACATTAAAGATAATCTGGAAATGGTGCGGGGTAAAATAATTCTTGATACTAAAAATATATGTGACTTTGATAGAGTTTACAAACTATAA
- a CDS encoding glycosyltransferase family 4 protein, translated as MKILYISPPLYGFWECLFEGATEINGLPSFNKPLRKLIESGHQVDIVLLHNTKNLPNFNIKASWLKREMIKECLYYENKMILRPMNIINNRRIIKRLMNDEHYDFVYGHGSATEIFRSTAHKSGIPFGQRLYGTFLWNSIEKNGLFKTKIKHYIEYNSFKTEKSFLLVTNDGSRGDLTFNAINKGNHPFDFQYWINGVNIPYSITNGELIDFKRKLVSKPFLFYVARFDEWKRQERAVRILKKLIDRGHNIHLYLAGPSEKGNTWYFEYVMDLVEELGLNRNVTYMGHIDAKTIYMMCKLSIASLSLYDVCNLTNVFHEMLAAGSVVIVKNDGVVNDFIKQDENGFVVNYEEEVVDIVEKLLLNPEISKSIRQRAIETSKTKMLNWDQRIDLEIQLITKYAKNKKDSKYDK; from the coding sequence ATGAAAATTTTATACATATCGCCACCATTATATGGATTTTGGGAATGCTTATTTGAGGGTGCAACTGAAATTAATGGTCTGCCTTCGTTCAATAAACCTTTGAGAAAACTTATCGAAAGTGGTCATCAGGTTGATATTGTGCTACTCCATAATACTAAAAACTTACCTAATTTTAATATTAAGGCCAGTTGGTTAAAAAGAGAAATGATTAAAGAATGTCTCTATTATGAGAATAAAATGATATTGAGACCTATGAATATCATAAATAACCGAAGAATCATAAAAAGATTAATGAACGATGAGCATTATGATTTTGTATACGGTCATGGATCAGCAACAGAGATTTTTAGGAGCACTGCTCACAAATCTGGAATACCCTTTGGGCAAAGGTTATATGGAACTTTTCTGTGGAATAGCATTGAAAAAAACGGGTTATTCAAAACTAAAATCAAGCACTATATTGAGTATAATTCATTTAAGACTGAGAAATCCTTTTTGTTAGTAACAAATGATGGATCAAGAGGTGACTTGACATTTAATGCGATTAATAAAGGGAATCATCCATTTGATTTTCAATATTGGATAAATGGTGTGAATATACCTTACAGTATTACAAATGGAGAACTTATTGATTTCAAGAGAAAGTTAGTATCTAAACCATTTCTTTTCTATGTTGCGAGGTTTGATGAATGGAAGCGACAAGAAAGGGCGGTTAGAATTTTAAAAAAACTAATTGATCGAGGCCATAACATTCATTTATATCTAGCGGGTCCTTCTGAGAAAGGTAACACGTGGTATTTTGAGTATGTAATGGATCTAGTTGAAGAACTTGGACTTAATCGTAATGTGACATATATGGGGCACATTGATGCCAAAACTATTTATATGATGTGTAAGTTATCGATTGCATCGCTTAGTTTGTATGATGTCTGTAATTTGACCAATGTTTTTCATGAGATGTTGGCAGCAGGATCAGTTGTTATTGTTAAAAACGATGGTGTTGTAAATGATTTTATTAAACAAGATGAAAATGGCTTTGTTGTTAATTATGAAGAAGAAGTGGTTGACATAGTCGAAAAGCTGTTATTAAACCCCGAAATAAGTAAATCCATAAGGCAAAGAGCAATTGAAACTTCCAAGACAAAAATGCTAAATTGGGATCAAAGAATTGATTTGGAAATTCAACTCATAACGAAATACGCGAAGAATAAAAAGGATAGTAAATATGATAAGTAG
- a CDS encoding glycosyltransferase family 4 protein, with product MKKILFICTEGFDTPGPSNHLIGTLIEDLLEDGFQITLIQSCRQGIYDDIPDNLNDKLNFESISVNRKVINKSSFIKRYLEEGVYHFKAFLKWKKVKGVDAVFVQSCPTVMFSIILLKLFTRYPILYSIQDMWPGSAVSSGVLTNKWLALLFYKLQRITYSLSDVLTVISEDMKRKVIEQGGEEEKIHTIVNWFDDRSIHEVDWTENRFVNKYKLKRHMFYVQYAGTMGYVFDYKMVLKVAEKLKDWQDIEFHMIGEGSQKDKFRQEADKNFLDNIVFFPLEPQNMVSDVYSACSICLIPLIRGVIGNSVPSKAGLLMACKKTIVNSVDENSDYYKMFNDNGIGVSVSNRDPDSIAQAIVQLYENKEIRDVIAENGKRFGEKYYSRAENTIKFAEIFNQMIGGVE from the coding sequence ATGAAAAAAATACTATTCATATGTACTGAAGGGTTTGATACACCAGGACCGTCGAATCACTTAATTGGAACCTTAATCGAAGATCTCTTAGAAGATGGGTTTCAGATTACTTTAATTCAAAGTTGTAGGCAAGGCATATATGATGATATTCCAGATAATCTTAATGATAAGCTGAATTTCGAATCAATTTCAGTCAATCGAAAGGTGATAAACAAAAGTTCATTTATAAAAAGGTATCTAGAGGAAGGTGTTTATCACTTCAAAGCCTTCTTAAAATGGAAAAAAGTAAAGGGAGTTGATGCAGTTTTTGTACAATCATGCCCCACCGTAATGTTCTCAATCATACTTTTGAAGTTATTTACACGATATCCAATTCTATATAGCATTCAGGACATGTGGCCTGGAAGTGCAGTAAGTAGTGGAGTCTTGACAAATAAATGGTTAGCTCTACTATTTTATAAGCTTCAAAGGATAACATATAGCCTTAGTGATGTCTTAACGGTAATATCTGAAGACATGAAAAGGAAGGTTATTGAGCAAGGAGGCGAAGAAGAAAAGATTCATACAATTGTCAACTGGTTTGACGATAGATCAATTCATGAGGTAGATTGGACAGAAAATAGATTCGTCAATAAATACAAATTAAAACGACATATGTTCTACGTTCAATATGCAGGAACCATGGGTTATGTATTTGATTACAAAATGGTCCTCAAGGTTGCGGAGAAGTTGAAAGATTGGCAAGACATTGAATTTCATATGATTGGTGAGGGGAGTCAGAAAGATAAATTTCGACAAGAAGCCGATAAAAATTTCCTAGATAACATTGTATTTTTCCCGCTCGAACCACAAAATATGGTTTCAGATGTATATAGCGCATGTTCAATTTGTTTGATTCCCTTAATAAGGGGTGTAATCGGAAATTCTGTTCCAAGCAAAGCGGGTCTATTAATGGCATGTAAAAAGACAATTGTTAATTCTGTTGATGAAAATTCAGATTATTACAAAATGTTCAATGATAACGGTATTGGTGTTTCTGTTTCTAATAGAGACCCAGATAGTATAGCTCAAGCAATCGTTCAACTGTATGAAAATAAAGAAATACGAGATGTAATTGCAGAAAATGGGAAAAGATTTGGAGAAAAGTATTACTCAAGAGCTGAAAATACTATAAAATTTGCGGAGATATTTAATCAGATGATAGGAGGTGTTGAATGA
- a CDS encoding GNAT family N-acetyltransferase, translating to MTPKNYELKPLQWDTDYFGVKAARVNLTGIVNENNQKDIIKFCARYDFVTISNIDNIQENNQWIGNKTSAFLVDMNIQFKKTLGGKQDYQDDKTYVVSNMSRNDQIMRIAKKSFSYSRFFNDPNLPKSESNNIYLHWTEDAFNQENKFFVISEREGNIVGFILFSLDETSSVIELIAVEEKYKGKRVGKSLIHTMESFVIDQGIKNIKVGTQVNNISAVQFYLAIGFKYVGCVTMYHLWGRYRSE from the coding sequence ATGACTCCTAAAAATTATGAGTTGAAGCCTTTACAGTGGGATACAGATTACTTTGGAGTTAAGGCTGCTCGCGTTAATCTAACTGGTATTGTAAATGAGAATAATCAAAAGGATATTATAAAGTTTTGTGCAAGATATGACTTTGTAACTATCTCAAACATAGATAACATACAAGAGAATAACCAATGGATTGGAAATAAAACAAGTGCATTCTTAGTTGATATGAACATTCAATTTAAGAAAACTCTAGGTGGTAAACAAGATTATCAAGATGATAAAACATATGTAGTTAGCAATATGTCTAGAAATGATCAAATAATGAGAATTGCAAAAAAATCGTTTTCTTATTCCAGATTCTTTAATGATCCGAATCTTCCAAAATCAGAGTCCAACAACATATACCTTCATTGGACTGAAGATGCATTTAATCAGGAAAATAAGTTTTTTGTTATATCTGAAAGAGAAGGTAATATAGTGGGATTCATTCTATTCTCCCTAGATGAAACGAGTAGCGTAATAGAACTAATTGCTGTTGAAGAAAAGTATAAAGGGAAAAGAGTGGGGAAGTCATTGATTCACACCATGGAATCATTTGTTATAGATCAAGGAATTAAAAATATTAAAGTTGGAACACAAGTAAATAACATATCAGCGGTACAATTCTATTTAGCAATAGGATTTAAGTATGTGGGCTGTGTGACTATGTATCATTTGTGGGGAAGATATAGGAGTGAATGA
- a CDS encoding sugar transferase: protein MYQEYFKRIFDLLLAIIAFPMFLVIVVVIVPLIYFEDKGTLFYNAPRLGKNGKSFNMYKFRSMKMNAPDIRNFDGSTYNAKDDQRLTKIGRFIRKTSLDETPQLLNVFKGDMSIIGPRPDLIEHRSLYEGNEYRKLEVRPGITGYSQAYFRNAIPWKDRIKKDIYYIDHLTLWMDVKVLLKTVVLIIKREKVYGEQKSDNVKDEKANDS from the coding sequence ATGTATCAAGAATACTTTAAGAGAATATTTGATCTGCTTTTAGCCATTATCGCTTTTCCAATGTTTCTTGTCATAGTAGTGGTAATTGTTCCTTTAATATATTTTGAGGATAAAGGGACTCTTTTCTATAATGCACCAAGACTTGGGAAAAATGGAAAGTCATTTAATATGTATAAGTTTAGGTCAATGAAAATGAATGCCCCCGATATTCGAAATTTTGATGGTTCAACATATAATGCAAAGGATGACCAAAGGTTGACGAAAATTGGGAGATTCATTCGAAAAACAAGTCTTGATGAAACACCACAACTGTTAAATGTCTTTAAAGGGGATATGAGCATTATCGGTCCAAGACCAGACCTTATAGAACATAGGAGCCTATATGAAGGGAACGAATATAGAAAACTTGAAGTTCGACCAGGAATTACAGGATATAGTCAAGCTTACTTTAGAAATGCAATACCTTGGAAAGATAGAATAAAGAAGGATATTTACTATATCGACCATTTGACATTGTGGATGGACGTAAAAGTATTATTAAAAACAGTGGTACTAATAATAAAAAGAGAAAAAGTGTACGGTGAACAGAAGTCAGACAATGTGAAGGACGAGAAAGCTAATGACTCCTAA
- a CDS encoding DegT/DnrJ/EryC1/StrS family aminotransferase → MNTIRNIPFSPPDISDEEINEVVDTLRSGWITTGPKTKLFEKKIAEYCHTSKAVALNSATAAMEITLRLLGIGPGDEVITSAYTYSATASVITHVGAKVVLVDTGKNSFHIDYDGIENAITEKTKVIIPVDIGGVMCDYDKIYEAIERKKSFFNPTNKLQEAFGRIIVIADAAHSIGATYQGKMSGEVADFTSFSFHAVKNLTTGEGGMVTWKDINGIDNEEIYRQYMLFSIHGQSKDALAKTKLGSWEYDIVAPYYKCNMTDIMASLGLAQFKRYPSIIDKRKHMIEKYDELLSGLNVTSMKHYDESSKSCGHLYLLRLTGKNESFRNEVIKRMAEKGIATNVHYKPLPMLEAYRNLAFKIEDYPNAYEMFQNEITLPLHTLLTDEDIEYVVNIFKESFH, encoded by the coding sequence ATGAATACTATAAGAAATATTCCATTTTCTCCACCTGATATTTCAGATGAAGAAATAAATGAAGTAGTTGATACATTAAGGTCAGGTTGGATTACTACAGGTCCAAAAACAAAGCTCTTTGAAAAGAAAATTGCTGAGTATTGCCACACCAGTAAAGCAGTTGCTCTTAACTCAGCTACTGCAGCTATGGAAATAACGCTGCGACTACTAGGTATTGGCCCTGGAGATGAAGTTATTACAAGTGCATATACTTATTCTGCGACTGCGAGTGTAATTACGCATGTTGGAGCAAAAGTAGTGCTTGTTGACACAGGGAAAAACTCATTCCATATTGATTATGATGGGATTGAAAATGCTATAACAGAGAAAACTAAAGTAATTATTCCAGTTGATATTGGGGGAGTAATGTGTGATTACGACAAAATATATGAAGCAATAGAACGTAAAAAGAGCTTTTTTAATCCGACTAATAAACTCCAAGAAGCATTTGGAAGGATAATTGTTATTGCAGATGCAGCTCATTCAATAGGTGCTACTTATCAAGGGAAAATGAGTGGAGAAGTTGCAGATTTCACCTCATTCTCCTTTCATGCTGTAAAAAATCTAACGACTGGAGAAGGTGGGATGGTTACATGGAAGGACATTAATGGTATTGATAATGAAGAGATTTACCGACAATATATGCTTTTTTCTATTCATGGACAATCTAAAGATGCATTAGCAAAAACTAAGTTAGGATCCTGGGAGTATGACATAGTAGCACCTTACTATAAATGCAATATGACAGATATTATGGCATCTTTGGGTCTTGCACAGTTTAAAAGGTATCCAAGTATTATTGATAAAAGAAAACATATGATTGAAAAATATGATGAACTATTAAGTGGATTAAATGTGACGTCTATGAAACATTATGATGAAAGCAGTAAGTCTTGTGGTCATTTGTACTTATTGAGATTGACAGGGAAAAACGAATCTTTCAGGAATGAAGTGATTAAGAGAATGGCGGAAAAAGGTATAGCAACCAACGTCCATTATAAACCATTACCAATGCTTGAAGCATATAGAAACCTAGCGTTCAAAATAGAGGATTATCCAAATGCTTATGAAATGTTCCAAAACGAAATTACGTTACCACTGCACACGCTATTAACTGATGAAGACATTGAATATGTCGTAAACATTTTTAAAGAATCATTCCATTAA
- a CDS encoding polysaccharide biosynthesis protein: protein MKSKALAVIVADLAVVLIGYILSLWVRLEFNVQVMLQFEGFFRLLPIVLIIYLCSFIVFKIHKAVLSAASIGDGISIVSANLLATLILTCLKTQFSVLDDMPGSVILISFFVVTIFNVTIHFYSRGVLTLRHRHNQKTTSNATLIYGAGNAGRLLIKEILQNDDYEYRVLGFVDDNPSLIGFDIDGYPVVGNGQSLKRLVKQKKVNQVIIAMPSVTNGELKRISNLVFDSGAKVVHVMSSVALTDPNNVKNKLRKIDIKDLLNRSEVRIDSDGILEKINGKKVIVTGAGGSIGSELVRQIIQYKPTRIVLFDINETGLYAIEQELMIHSRKNITSCDTEIKAVIGSIRDENRLEALFSEEKFDLVFHAAAHKHVPLMETSPQEAIKNNIFGTKNLIDVSIKYGVETFVNISTDKAVNPTNVMGATKRFIEMMIQSQRCMKSNTKFVAVRFGNVLGSNGSVIPLFQKQIEEGGPVTVTDPNIVRYFMTIPEAVSLVLQASAYALGGEIFVLDMGKPVKIDDLARKMIRLSGYEPDKDIEIQYTGLRPGEKLYEELLMGTETLRKTDNKLIYVATPTLWKDDDIQSYLTEIEASLYKENSNDIKIILKKVVKTYT, encoded by the coding sequence TTGAAATCCAAAGCATTGGCTGTTATTGTTGCGGATTTAGCGGTAGTACTAATTGGTTATATTTTATCGTTGTGGGTGAGACTTGAGTTTAATGTTCAGGTCATGCTTCAATTTGAAGGTTTCTTTAGATTACTTCCAATTGTACTCATCATCTATTTATGCTCTTTTATCGTATTTAAGATCCACAAAGCAGTGCTATCAGCAGCAAGTATTGGAGATGGTATCTCAATCGTTTCCGCAAACCTTCTCGCTACACTCATACTGACATGTTTAAAAACTCAATTCTCAGTATTGGATGATATGCCAGGAAGTGTGATTCTAATCAGCTTCTTTGTCGTAACTATCTTTAATGTAACAATTCATTTTTACTCACGGGGTGTTCTAACATTACGCCATAGACACAATCAAAAAACCACATCAAATGCTACTTTAATATATGGCGCAGGAAATGCTGGGCGACTGTTAATCAAAGAAATCCTACAAAACGATGACTATGAATATCGTGTACTTGGATTTGTGGATGATAATCCTTCCTTGATAGGATTTGACATTGATGGCTATCCTGTTGTTGGAAATGGCCAAAGTCTGAAGCGTCTTGTTAAACAAAAAAAAGTAAACCAAGTCATCATCGCAATGCCAAGTGTCACCAATGGAGAACTAAAAAGAATTTCTAACCTGGTATTTGACTCAGGTGCTAAGGTTGTACACGTGATGTCATCAGTCGCACTGACTGATCCAAACAATGTCAAAAATAAACTTCGAAAAATTGACATAAAGGATTTATTGAATCGCAGTGAAGTAAGAATTGATTCCGATGGTATCTTGGAAAAGATAAATGGCAAGAAAGTAATCGTTACAGGTGCTGGTGGGTCAATTGGAAGTGAGTTAGTCAGACAAATTATTCAATACAAACCAACACGGATTGTATTATTCGATATAAATGAAACAGGTCTGTATGCAATAGAACAAGAGTTAATGATCCACTCGCGTAAGAACATAACATCCTGTGATACTGAAATTAAAGCTGTCATTGGTTCAATTAGAGATGAAAACAGGCTGGAAGCATTATTTAGTGAAGAAAAATTTGATCTTGTATTCCATGCTGCTGCACATAAACACGTTCCACTCATGGAAACATCACCCCAAGAGGCCATAAAGAACAACATTTTCGGTACGAAAAATCTAATCGATGTGAGTATTAAGTATGGTGTTGAAACATTTGTGAATATATCAACCGACAAAGCAGTTAACCCCACAAATGTTATGGGTGCAACAAAAAGATTCATCGAAATGATGATCCAAAGTCAAAGATGCATGAAGTCCAATACAAAGTTTGTTGCTGTACGATTTGGGAATGTTCTGGGTTCAAATGGCTCAGTTATTCCACTCTTTCAAAAGCAGATTGAAGAAGGTGGGCCTGTAACCGTAACGGACCCTAACATCGTTCGATATTTTATGACCATTCCAGAAGCAGTGAGTCTAGTCCTTCAAGCGTCAGCATATGCACTTGGTGGAGAAATATTCGTCTTAGATATGGGAAAACCCGTTAAGATTGATGACTTGGCACGTAAGATGATCCGACTCTCAGGCTATGAACCGGATAAGGATATTGAAATTCAATACACTGGTTTAAGACCGGGTGAAAAACTCTATGAAGAACTCCTCATGGGGACAGAAACGTTACGAAAAACTGATAACAAACTTATCTATGTCGCAACGCCAACACTATGGAAGGACGATGATATTCAATCATACCTTACGGAAATTGAAGCGAGCCTATACAAAGAGAATTCAAATGATATTAAGATAATACTTAAAAAAGTAGTTAAAACCTATACTTAA